Proteins co-encoded in one Homo sapiens chromosome 6 genomic scaffold, GRCh38.p14 alternate locus group ALT_REF_LOCI_3 HSCHR6_MHC_DBB_CTG1 genomic window:
- the PPP1R10 gene encoding serine/threonine-protein phosphatase 1 regulatory subunit 10 isoform X1, whose product MGSGPIDPKELLKGLDSFLNRDGEVKSVDGISKIFSLMKEARKMVSRCTYLNILLQTRSPEILVKFIDVGGYKLLNNWLTYSKTTNNIPLLQQILLTLQHLPLTVDHLKQNNTAKLVKQLSKSSEDEELRKLASVLVSDWMAVIRSQSSTQPAEKDKKKRKDEGKSRTTLPERPLTEVKAETRAEEAPEKKREKPKSLRTTAPSHAKFRSTGLELETPSLVPVKKNASTVVVSDKYNLKPIPLKRQSNVAAPGDATPPAEKKYKPLNTTPNATKEIKVKIIPPQPMEGLGFLDALNSAPVPGIKIKKKKKVLSPTAAKPSPFEGKTSTEPSTAKPSSPEPAPPSEAMDADRPGTPVPPVEVPELMDTASLEPGALDAKPVESPGDPNQLTRKGRKRKSVTWPEEGKLREYFYFELDETERVNVNKIKDFGEAAKREILSDRHAFETARRLSHDNMEEKVPWVCPRPLVLPSPLVTPGSNSQERYIQAEREKGILQELFLNKESPHEPDPEPYEPIPPKLIPLDEECSMDETPYVETLEPGGSGGSPDGAGGSKLPPVLANLMGSMGAGKGPQGPGGGGINVQEILTSIMGSPNSHPSEELLKQPDYSDKIKQMLVPHGLLGPGPIANGFPPGGPGGPKGMQHFPPGPGGPMPGPHGGPGGPVGPRLLGPPPPPRGGDPFWDGPGDPMRGGPMRGGPGPGPGPYHRGRGGRGGNEPPPPPPPFRGARGGRSGGGPPNGRGGPGGGMVGGGGHRPHEGPGGGMGNSSGHRPHEGPGGGMGSGHRPHEGPGGSMGGGGGHRPHEGPGGGISGGSGHRPHEGPGGGMGAGGGHRPHEGPGGSMGGSGGHRPHEGPGHGGPHGHRPHDVPGHRGHDHRGPPPHEHRGHDGPGHGGGGHRGHDGGHSHGGDMSNRPVCRHFMMKGNCRYENNCAFYHPGVNGPPLP is encoded by the exons ATGGGTTCGGGTCCCATAGACCCCAAAGAACTTCTCAAGGGCCTGGACAGCTTCCTTAACCGAGATGGGGAAGTCAAAAGTGTGGATGGGATTTCCAAGATCTTCAG TTTGATGAAGGAAGCACGAAAGATGGTGAGTCGATGCACTTACTTGAACATTCTCCTGCAGACCCGTTCACCAGAAATATTGGTCAA ATTTATTGACGTTGGCGGCTACAAACTTCTTAACAATTGGCTGACGTATTCAAAGACAACCAACAACATTCCCCTCCTCCAGCAAATTCTACTGACCCTGCAGCATCTACCGCTCACTGTAGACCATCTCAAGCAG AACAACACAGCTAAACTGGTGAAGCAGCTGAGCAAGTCAAGTGAGGATGAAG AGCTCCGGAAATTGGCCTCAGTCCTTGTCAGCGACTGGATGGCTGTCATCCGCTCTCAGAGCAGTACCCAGCCTGCTG AGAAAGATAAGAAGAAACGTAAAGATGAAGGAAAAAGTCGAACTACCCTTCCTGAGCGACCTTTGACAGAGGTGAAGGCTGAGACCCGGGCTGAGGAGGCCCcagagaagaagagggagaagccCAAGTCTCTTCGCACCACAGCACCCAGTCATGCCAAGTTCCGTTCCACTG GACTAGAGCTGGAGACACCATCCTTGGTGCCTGTGAAGAAGAATGCCAGCACAGTGGTGGTTTCTGACAAGTACAACCTTAAACCCATCCCCCTCAAACGTCAGAG CAACGTAGCTGCTCCAGGAGATGCCACTCCCCCTGCAGAGAAGAAATACAAGCCACTCAACACAACACCTAATGCCACCAAAGAGATCAAAGTGAAGATCATCCCGCCACAGC CTATGGAGGGCCTGGGCTTTCTGGATGCTCTTAATTCAGCCCCTGTTCCAGGcatcaaaattaagaagaaaaaaaaagtactgtcaCCTACGGCTGCCAAG ccaagcCCCTTTGAAGGGAAAACGAGCACAGAACCAAGCACAGCCAAACCTTCTTCCCCAGAACCAGCACCACCTTCTGAGGCAATGGACGCAGACCGTCCAGGCACCCCGGTTCCCCCTGTTGAAGTCCCGGAGCTCATGGATACAG CCTCTTTGGAGCCAGGAGCTCTGGATGCCAAGCCAGTGGAGAGTCCTGGAGATCCTAACCAACTGACCCGGAAAGGCAGGAAGAGGAAAAGTGTGACATGGCCTGAGGAAGGCAAACTGAGagaatatttctattttgaattGGATGAAACTGAACGAG TAAATGTGAATAAGATCAAGGACTTTGGTGAGGCGGCTAAGCGAGAGATACTGTCAGACCGACATGCATTTGAGACAGCGCGGCGTCTGAGCCATGATAACATGGAGGAGAAGGTGCCCTGGGTGTGCCCCCGGCCCCTGGTTCTGCCCTCACCTCTTGTCACCCCTGGAAGCAATAGTCAGGAGCGATATATCCAGGCTGAGCGGGAGAAGGGaatccttcaggagctcttcctGAACAAGGAGAG TCCTCATGAGCCTGATCCTGAGCCCTACGAGCCCATACCCCCTAAACTCATCCCCCTAGATGAG GAGTGTTCCATGGATGAGACTCCGTATGTTGAGACTCTGGAACCTGGGGGGTCAGGTGGCTCACCTGATGGGGCAGGAGGCTCCAAGTTGCCTCCAGTTCTGGCCAATCTTATGGGAAGCATGGGTGCTGGAAAGGGCCCCCAaggccctggaggaggaggcattaATGTCCAAGAGATCCTCACCTCCATCATG GGTAGCCCAAACAGTCATCCTTCAGAGGAACTACTGAAACAACCAGACTATTCGGACAAGATCAAGCAGATGCTGG TGCCACATGGACTCCTAGGCCCTGGCCCAATAGCCAATGGTTTCCCACCAGGGGGTCCTGGGGGCCCCAAGGGCATGCAGCACTTTCCCCCTGGACCTGGGGGACCTATGCCAG GTCCCCATGGAGGCCCTGGTGGGCCAGTGGGTCCACGTCTTCTGGGTCCTCCACCCCCTCCCCGGGGAGGTGATCCCTTCTGGGATGGCCCGGGCGACCCTATGCGGGGTGGCCCAATGCGGGGGGGTCCAGGACCAGGTCCTGGACCATACCATAGAGGCCGAGGTGGCCGAGGAGGAAAcgaacctcctcctcctcctcctccattccGAGGCGCCAGAGGAGGTCGCTCTGGAGGAGGACCCCCAAATGGACGAGGGGGCCCTGGTGGGGGCATGGTTGGAGGTGGTGGGCATCGTCCTCACGAAGGCCCTGGTGGGGGCATGGGCAACAGCAGTGGACATCGTCCCCACGAAGGCCCTGGCGGTGGCATGGGAAGTGGGCATCGCCCCCATGAAGGCCCTGGTGGTAGcatgggtgggggtggaggacaTCGTCCCCACGAAGGCCCTGGCGGTGGCATCAGTGGTGGCAGTGGCCATCGTCCCCATGAAGGCCCTGGCGGAGGAATGGGTGCCGGTGGTGGACATCGCCCCCACGAAGGCCCTGGCGGAAGCATGGGTGGAAGTGGTGGACATCGTCCCCATGAAGGCCCTGGACACGGGGGGCCCCATGGCCACCGGCCTCATGATGTCCCTGGTCACCGAGGCCATGACCATCGAGGGCCGCCACCTCATGAGCACCGTGGCCATGATGGTCCTGGCCACGGGGGAGGGGGCCACCGAGGGCACGATGGAGGCCACAGCCATGGAGGAG ACATGTCAAACCGCCCTGTCTGCCGACATTTCATGATGAAGGGCAACTGCCGCTATGAGAACAACTGTGCCTTCTACCACCCGGGTGTCAATGGGCCCCCCCTGCCCTAG
- the MRPS18B gene encoding small ribosomal subunit protein mS40, with translation MAASVLNTVLRRLPMLSLFRGSHRVQVPLQTLCTKAPSEEDSLSSVPISPYKDEPWKYLESEEYQERYGSRPVWADYRRNHKGGVPPQRTRKTCIRRNKVVGNPCPICRDHKLHVDFRNVKLLEQFVCAHTGIIFYAPYTGVCVKQHKRLTQAIQKARDHGLLIYHIPQVEPRDLDFSTSHGAVSATPPAPTLVSGDPWYPWYNWKQPPERELSRLRRLYQGHLQEESGPPPESMPKMPPRTPAEASSTGQTGPQSAL, from the exons ATGGCGGCGTCTGTATTAAACACCGTGCTGAGGCGGCTTCCTATGCTATCTCTCTTCCGAGGTTCTCACAGAGTTCAG GTTCCCCTCCAGACTCTTTGCACCAAAGCTCCCTCTGAGGAAGATTCTTTGTCCTCAGTTCCCATTTCTCCTTATAAGGATGAGCCCTGGAAATATCTGGAATCAGAAG AATACCAGGAGCGATATGGTTCTCGCCCCGTCTGGGCTGACTACCGCCGCAACCACAAGGGTGGTGTACCCCCACAGCGGACTCGGAAGACATGTATT cGTCGGAATAAAGTTGTTGGGAATCCCTGCCCCATCTGTCGAGATCACAAGTTGCATGTTGACTTTAGG AACGTGAAGCTCTTGGAGCAATTTGTCTGCGCCCACACGGGTATCATCTTCTATGCTCCATACACAG GAGTCTGTGTGAAGCAGCACAAGCGGTTGACCCAGGCCATCCAGAAAGCCAGGGATCATG GTCTCCTCATTTACCACATCCCCCAGGTTGAACCACGGGACCTTGACTTCAGTACCTCTCATGGGGCTGTGAGTGCTACTCCGCCAGCCCCCACCCTGGTCTCAGGTGACCCCTGGTACCCATGGTACAACTGGAAACAGCCACCGGAGAGAGAACTGTCTCGCCTTCGCCGGCTTTACCAGGGTCATCTCCAAGAAGAGAGTGGCCCCCCACCTGAGTCAATGCCCAAGATGCCCCCTAGAACACCAGCGGAAGCCTCCTCCACTGGGCAGACAGGCCCTCAGAGTGCTCTGTAG
- the MRPS18B gene encoding small ribosomal subunit protein mS40 isoform X1: MAASVLNTVLRRLPMLSLFRGSHRVQVPLQTLCTKAPSEEDSLSSVPISPYKDEPWKYLESEEYQERYGSRPVWADYRRNHKGGVPPQRTRKTCIRRNKVVGNPCPICRDHKLHVDFRESV, translated from the exons ATGGCGGCGTCTGTATTAAACACCGTGCTGAGGCGGCTTCCTATGCTATCTCTCTTCCGAGGTTCTCACAGAGTTCAG GTTCCCCTCCAGACTCTTTGCACCAAAGCTCCCTCTGAGGAAGATTCTTTGTCCTCAGTTCCCATTTCTCCTTATAAGGATGAGCCCTGGAAATATCTGGAATCAGAAG AATACCAGGAGCGATATGGTTCTCGCCCCGTCTGGGCTGACTACCGCCGCAACCACAAGGGTGGTGTACCCCCACAGCGGACTCGGAAGACATGTATT cGTCGGAATAAAGTTGTTGGGAATCCCTGCCCCATCTGTCGAGATCACAAGTTGCATGTTGACTTTAGG GAGTCTGTGTGA
- the ATAT1 gene encoding alpha-tubulin N-acetyltransferase 1 isoform 6 (isoform 6 is encoded by transcript variant 7), whose protein sequence is MEFPFDVDALFPERITVLDQHLRPPARRPGTTTPARVDLQQQIMTIIDELGKASAKAQNLSAPITSASRMQSNRHVVYILKDSSARPAGKGAIIGFIKVGYKKLFVLDDREAHNEVEPLCILDFYIHESVQRHGHGRELFQYMLQKERVEPHQLAIDRPSQKLLKFLNKHYNLETTVPQVNNFVIFEGFFAHQHRPPAPSLRATRHSRAAAVDPTPAAPARKLPPKRAEGDIKPYSSSDREFLKVAVEPPWPLNRAPRRATPPAHPPPRSSSLGNSPERGPLRPFVPEQELLRSLRLCPPHPTARLLLAADPGGSPAQRRRTR, encoded by the exons ATGGAGTTCCCGTTCGATGTGGACGCGCTGTTCCCGGAGCGGATCACGGTGCTGGACCAGCACCTGAGGCCCCCAGCCCGCCGACCCGGAACCACAACGCCGGCCCG tGTTGATCTACAGCAGCAAATTATGACCATTATAGATGAACTGGGCAAGGCTTCTGCCAAG GCCCAGAATCTTTCCGCTCCTATCACTAGTGCATCAAGGATGCAGAGTAACCGCCATGTTGTTTATATTCTCAAAGACAGTTCAGCCCGACC GGCTGGAAAAGGAGCCATTATTGGTTTCATCAAAGTTGGATACAAGAAGCTCTTTGTACTG GATGATCGTGAGGCTCATAATGAGGTAGAACCACTTTGCATCCTGGACTTTTACATCCATGAGTCTGTGCAACGCCATGGCCATGGGCGAGAACTCTTCCAGTATATGTTGCAG AAGGAGCGAGTGGAACCGCACCAACTGGCAATTGACCGACCCTCACAGAAGCTGCTGAAATTCCTGAATAAGCACTACAATCTGGAGACCACAGTCCCACAG GTGAACAACTTTGTGATCTTTGAAGGCTTCTTTGCCCATCAACATC GGCCCCCTGCTCCCTCTCTGAGGGCAACTCGACACTCTCGTGCTGCTGCAGTCGATCCCACGCCCGCTG CTCCAGCAAGGAAGCTGCCACCCAAGAGAGCAGAGGGAGACATCAAGCCATACTCCTCTAGTGACCGAGAAT TTCTGAAGGTAGCTGTGGAGCCTCCTTGGCCCCTAAACAGGGCCCCTCGCCGCGCCACACCTCCAGCCCACCCACCCCCCCGCTCCAGCAGCCTGGGAAACTCACCAGAACGAGGTCCCCTCCGCCCCTTTGTGCCAGAGCAGGAGCTGCTGCGTTCCTTGCGCCTCTGCCCCCCACACCCTACCGCCCGCCTTCTGTTGGCTGCTGACCCTGGGGGCAGCCCAGCTCAACGTCGTCGCACCAGGTAA
- the ATAT1 gene encoding alpha-tubulin N-acetyltransferase 1 isoform 5 (isoform 5 is encoded by transcript variant 4) — protein sequence MEFPFDVDALFPERITVLDQHLRPPARRPGTTTPARVDLQQQIMTIIDELGKASAKAQNLSAPITSASRMQSNRHVVYILKDSSARPAGKGAIIGFIKVGYKKLFVLDDREAHNEVEPLCILDFYIHESVQRHGHGRELFQYMLQKERVEPHQLAIDRPSQKLLKFLNKHYNLETTVPQVNNFVIFEGFFAHQHPPARKLPPKRAEGDIKPYSSSDREFLKVAVEPPWPLNRAPRRATPPAHPPPRSSSLGNSPERGPLRPFVPEQELLRSLRLCPPHPTARLLLAADPGGSPAQRRRTR from the exons ATGGAGTTCCCGTTCGATGTGGACGCGCTGTTCCCGGAGCGGATCACGGTGCTGGACCAGCACCTGAGGCCCCCAGCCCGCCGACCCGGAACCACAACGCCGGCCCG tGTTGATCTACAGCAGCAAATTATGACCATTATAGATGAACTGGGCAAGGCTTCTGCCAAG GCCCAGAATCTTTCCGCTCCTATCACTAGTGCATCAAGGATGCAGAGTAACCGCCATGTTGTTTATATTCTCAAAGACAGTTCAGCCCGACC GGCTGGAAAAGGAGCCATTATTGGTTTCATCAAAGTTGGATACAAGAAGCTCTTTGTACTG GATGATCGTGAGGCTCATAATGAGGTAGAACCACTTTGCATCCTGGACTTTTACATCCATGAGTCTGTGCAACGCCATGGCCATGGGCGAGAACTCTTCCAGTATATGTTGCAG AAGGAGCGAGTGGAACCGCACCAACTGGCAATTGACCGACCCTCACAGAAGCTGCTGAAATTCCTGAATAAGCACTACAATCTGGAGACCACAGTCCCACAG GTGAACAACTTTGTGATCTTTGAAGGCTTCTTTGCCCATCAACATC CTCCAGCAAGGAAGCTGCCACCCAAGAGAGCAGAGGGAGACATCAAGCCATACTCCTCTAGTGACCGAGAAT TTCTGAAGGTAGCTGTGGAGCCTCCTTGGCCCCTAAACAGGGCCCCTCGCCGCGCCACACCTCCAGCCCACCCACCCCCCCGCTCCAGCAGCCTGGGAAACTCACCAGAACGAGGTCCCCTCCGCCCCTTTGTGCCAGAGCAGGAGCTGCTGCGTTCCTTGCGCCTCTGCCCCCCACACCCTACCGCCCGCCTTCTGTTGGCTGCTGACCCTGGGGGCAGCCCAGCTCAACGTCGTCGCACCAGGTAA
- the ATAT1 gene encoding alpha-tubulin N-acetyltransferase 1 isoform 2 (isoform 2 is encoded by transcript variant 2): protein MEFPFDVDALFPERITVLDQHLRPPARRPGTTTPARVDLQQQIMTIIDELGKASAKAQNLSAPITSASRMQSNRHVVYILKDSSARPAGKGAIIGFIKVGYKKLFVLDDREAHNEVEPLCILDFYIHESVQRHGHGRELFQYMLQKERVEPHQLAIDRPSQKLLKFLNKHYNLETTVPQVNNFVIFEGFFAHQHRPPAPSLRATRHSRAAAVDPTPAAPARKLPPKRAEGDIKPYSSSDREFLKVAVEPPWPLNRAPRRATPPAHPPPRSSSLGNSPERGPLRPFVPEQELLRSLRLCPPHPTARLLLAADPGGSPAQRRRTSSLPRSEESRY, encoded by the exons ATGGAGTTCCCGTTCGATGTGGACGCGCTGTTCCCGGAGCGGATCACGGTGCTGGACCAGCACCTGAGGCCCCCAGCCCGCCGACCCGGAACCACAACGCCGGCCCG tGTTGATCTACAGCAGCAAATTATGACCATTATAGATGAACTGGGCAAGGCTTCTGCCAAG GCCCAGAATCTTTCCGCTCCTATCACTAGTGCATCAAGGATGCAGAGTAACCGCCATGTTGTTTATATTCTCAAAGACAGTTCAGCCCGACC GGCTGGAAAAGGAGCCATTATTGGTTTCATCAAAGTTGGATACAAGAAGCTCTTTGTACTG GATGATCGTGAGGCTCATAATGAGGTAGAACCACTTTGCATCCTGGACTTTTACATCCATGAGTCTGTGCAACGCCATGGCCATGGGCGAGAACTCTTCCAGTATATGTTGCAG AAGGAGCGAGTGGAACCGCACCAACTGGCAATTGACCGACCCTCACAGAAGCTGCTGAAATTCCTGAATAAGCACTACAATCTGGAGACCACAGTCCCACAG GTGAACAACTTTGTGATCTTTGAAGGCTTCTTTGCCCATCAACATC GGCCCCCTGCTCCCTCTCTGAGGGCAACTCGACACTCTCGTGCTGCTGCAGTCGATCCCACGCCCGCTG CTCCAGCAAGGAAGCTGCCACCCAAGAGAGCAGAGGGAGACATCAAGCCATACTCCTCTAGTGACCGAGAAT TTCTGAAGGTAGCTGTGGAGCCTCCTTGGCCCCTAAACAGGGCCCCTCGCCGCGCCACACCTCCAGCCCACCCACCCCCCCGCTCCAGCAGCCTGGGAAACTCACCAGAACGAGGTCCCCTCCGCCCCTTTGTGCCAGAGCAGGAGCTGCTGCGTTCCTTGCGCCTCTGCCCCCCACACCCTACCGCCCGCCTTCTGTTGGCTGCTGACCCTGGGGGCAGCCCAGCTCAACGTCGTCGCACCAG CTCCCTTCCCCGCTCTGAGGAGAGTCGATACTAA
- the ATAT1 gene encoding alpha-tubulin N-acetyltransferase 1 isoform 4 (isoform 4 is encoded by transcript variant 5) yields MEFPFDVDALFPERITVLDQHLRPPARRPGTTTPARVDLQQQIMTIIDELGKASAKAQNLSAPITSASRMQSNRHVVYILKDSSARPAGKGAIIGFIKVGYKKLFVLDDREAHNEVEPLCILDFYIHESVQRHGHGRELFQYMLQKERVEPHQLAIDRPSQKLLKFLNKHYNLETTVPQVNNFVIFEGFFAHQHPPARKLPPKRAEGDIKPYSSSDREFLKVAVEPPWPLNRAPRRATPPAHPPPRSSSLGNSPERGPLRPFVPEQELLRSLRLCPPHPTARLLLAADPGGSPAQRRRTSSLPRSEESRY; encoded by the exons ATGGAGTTCCCGTTCGATGTGGACGCGCTGTTCCCGGAGCGGATCACGGTGCTGGACCAGCACCTGAGGCCCCCAGCCCGCCGACCCGGAACCACAACGCCGGCCCG tGTTGATCTACAGCAGCAAATTATGACCATTATAGATGAACTGGGCAAGGCTTCTGCCAAG GCCCAGAATCTTTCCGCTCCTATCACTAGTGCATCAAGGATGCAGAGTAACCGCCATGTTGTTTATATTCTCAAAGACAGTTCAGCCCGACC GGCTGGAAAAGGAGCCATTATTGGTTTCATCAAAGTTGGATACAAGAAGCTCTTTGTACTG GATGATCGTGAGGCTCATAATGAGGTAGAACCACTTTGCATCCTGGACTTTTACATCCATGAGTCTGTGCAACGCCATGGCCATGGGCGAGAACTCTTCCAGTATATGTTGCAG AAGGAGCGAGTGGAACCGCACCAACTGGCAATTGACCGACCCTCACAGAAGCTGCTGAAATTCCTGAATAAGCACTACAATCTGGAGACCACAGTCCCACAG GTGAACAACTTTGTGATCTTTGAAGGCTTCTTTGCCCATCAACATC CTCCAGCAAGGAAGCTGCCACCCAAGAGAGCAGAGGGAGACATCAAGCCATACTCCTCTAGTGACCGAGAAT TTCTGAAGGTAGCTGTGGAGCCTCCTTGGCCCCTAAACAGGGCCCCTCGCCGCGCCACACCTCCAGCCCACCCACCCCCCCGCTCCAGCAGCCTGGGAAACTCACCAGAACGAGGTCCCCTCCGCCCCTTTGTGCCAGAGCAGGAGCTGCTGCGTTCCTTGCGCCTCTGCCCCCCACACCCTACCGCCCGCCTTCTGTTGGCTGCTGACCCTGGGGGCAGCCCAGCTCAACGTCGTCGCACCAG CTCCCTTCCCCGCTCTGAGGAGAGTCGATACTAA
- the ATAT1 gene encoding alpha-tubulin N-acetyltransferase 1 isoform 3 (isoform 3 is encoded by transcript variant 3), which yields MWLTWPFCFLTITLREEGVCHLESVDLQQQIMTIIDELGKASAKAQNLSAPITSASRMQSNRHVVYILKDSSARPAGKGAIIGFIKVGYKKLFVLDDREAHNEVEPLCILDFYIHESVQRHGHGRELFQYMLQKERVEPHQLAIDRPSQKLLKFLNKHYNLETTVPQVNNFVIFEGFFAHQHPPARKLPPKRAEGDIKPYSSSDREFLKVAVEPPWPLNRAPRRATPPAHPPPRSSSLGNSPERGPLRPFVPEQELLRSLRLCPPHPTARLLLAADPGGSPAQRRRTR from the exons ATGTGGTTGACCTGGCCTTTCTGCTTCCTCACAATAACCTTAAGGGAGGAGGGAGTGTGCCACCTTGAAAG tGTTGATCTACAGCAGCAAATTATGACCATTATAGATGAACTGGGCAAGGCTTCTGCCAAG GCCCAGAATCTTTCCGCTCCTATCACTAGTGCATCAAGGATGCAGAGTAACCGCCATGTTGTTTATATTCTCAAAGACAGTTCAGCCCGACC GGCTGGAAAAGGAGCCATTATTGGTTTCATCAAAGTTGGATACAAGAAGCTCTTTGTACTG GATGATCGTGAGGCTCATAATGAGGTAGAACCACTTTGCATCCTGGACTTTTACATCCATGAGTCTGTGCAACGCCATGGCCATGGGCGAGAACTCTTCCAGTATATGTTGCAG AAGGAGCGAGTGGAACCGCACCAACTGGCAATTGACCGACCCTCACAGAAGCTGCTGAAATTCCTGAATAAGCACTACAATCTGGAGACCACAGTCCCACAG GTGAACAACTTTGTGATCTTTGAAGGCTTCTTTGCCCATCAACATC CTCCAGCAAGGAAGCTGCCACCCAAGAGAGCAGAGGGAGACATCAAGCCATACTCCTCTAGTGACCGAGAAT TTCTGAAGGTAGCTGTGGAGCCTCCTTGGCCCCTAAACAGGGCCCCTCGCCGCGCCACACCTCCAGCCCACCCACCCCCCCGCTCCAGCAGCCTGGGAAACTCACCAGAACGAGGTCCCCTCCGCCCCTTTGTGCCAGAGCAGGAGCTGCTGCGTTCCTTGCGCCTCTGCCCCCCACACCCTACCGCCCGCCTTCTGTTGGCTGCTGACCCTGGGGGCAGCCCAGCTCAACGTCGTCGCACCAGGTAA